The Raoultibacter phocaeensis genome includes a window with the following:
- a CDS encoding sensor histidine kinase, which translates to MLVCVLAFDAPAVAFLLLLPAACLTFVISLLIGHFLSEPLRILCAKATAFCAGNTSVRIAPDGRLHESDCLAESFSDLAEKALVQQTDLAKRERRQAEFISDVAHELRTPLTAIHGNAEMLLDPDLPPELHDKFCTIIINESERLGRLSNDLLTLQRIEDDSIRFELQRVDLKRLSREVLDALDPILRDRGAETEIIGEAPDVLGNPDRLKQVLSNLVENASRFIEPGGRITIELFGLRGNSVIAVKDDGAGFGDIDPKRLFDRFYRADSSRSRGTGGTGLGLAIVKSVVEAHDGTVEALNLPDGGACFIVAIPSIAAV; encoded by the coding sequence GTGCTGGTATGCGTCCTTGCATTCGATGCGCCCGCCGTGGCGTTTCTGCTCCTGCTTCCCGCAGCGTGTCTCACCTTCGTCATCAGCCTGCTTATCGGGCACTTTCTCTCCGAGCCTTTGCGCATCCTGTGCGCGAAGGCAACGGCGTTTTGCGCCGGCAACACCAGCGTGCGCATCGCCCCCGACGGACGGCTACACGAATCCGACTGCTTGGCCGAAAGTTTCAGCGACCTGGCCGAAAAGGCGCTCGTCCAGCAAACCGACCTTGCGAAACGGGAGCGCCGCCAAGCAGAATTCATCAGCGACGTAGCCCATGAGCTGCGCACGCCGCTCACCGCGATCCACGGCAACGCCGAAATGCTGCTCGATCCCGATTTGCCTCCCGAGCTGCACGACAAGTTCTGCACCATCATCATCAACGAAAGCGAACGGCTCGGCCGGCTCTCGAACGATCTGCTTACGCTGCAGCGCATCGAAGACGACAGCATTCGCTTCGAACTGCAGCGCGTCGACCTCAAGCGCCTGTCCCGCGAGGTGCTCGATGCGCTCGACCCCATCCTGCGCGACCGCGGTGCCGAAACCGAGATCATCGGAGAAGCGCCGGATGTGCTCGGCAACCCCGACCGGCTCAAGCAGGTGCTCTCCAACCTCGTGGAGAACGCAAGCCGCTTCATCGAGCCGGGCGGACGCATCACCATCGAGCTCTTCGGCTTGCGCGGCAATTCGGTCATCGCCGTCAAAGACGACGGCGCGGGCTTCGGCGACATCGACCCAAAGCGCCTGTTCGATCGCTTCTACCGCGCCGATTCTTCGCGCAGCCGCGGCACGGGGGGCACCGGCCTCGGCCTTGCCATCGTGAAATCGGTCGTCGAAGCGCACGATGGAACCGTCGAGGCGCTCAACCTGCCCGACGGCGGCGCGTGCTTCATCGTGGCTATTCCCTCGATCGCGGCAGTGTAG
- a CDS encoding response regulator transcription factor, with the protein MNESPSRILVVDDEPSITEFVSYALKKEGFYTDVVDNGEDALALAMQNAYDLFVLDIMLPGMDGYELCRRLRAKTTAPVLFLSARDTELDKVVGLEIGGDDYLAKPFGVRELIARVRALLRRGTGGDFPGANHAITASGITLDEDAHTASGENGEIDLTPREFELLASLMKSAGKVVSREDLLRDAWGWEYLTETKTVDTHIKRLRDKIGAAGYDPGLVETVRGYGYRFKQ; encoded by the coding sequence ATGAACGAATCTCCCAGCCGCATTCTTGTGGTGGACGATGAACCGTCTATCACCGAGTTTGTGAGTTACGCCCTCAAAAAGGAAGGCTTCTACACCGATGTCGTCGACAACGGGGAAGACGCCCTCGCCCTCGCAATGCAGAATGCCTACGATCTGTTCGTGCTCGACATCATGCTTCCTGGCATGGACGGCTACGAACTCTGCCGCAGGCTCCGCGCGAAAACCACCGCACCCGTCCTGTTTCTGTCGGCACGCGATACCGAGCTCGATAAGGTCGTCGGCCTTGAGATCGGCGGAGACGATTACCTCGCCAAACCCTTCGGCGTGCGCGAACTCATCGCACGCGTCCGTGCGCTGCTGCGCCGAGGCACCGGCGGCGATTTCCCCGGTGCGAACCACGCCATCACGGCAAGCGGCATCACACTCGACGAGGATGCGCATACCGCATCGGGCGAAAACGGCGAGATCGATCTCACGCCGCGCGAATTCGAACTGCTCGCCAGCCTCATGAAGAGCGCCGGCAAAGTGGTTTCCCGCGAGGATCTGCTGCGCGACGCATGGGGTTGGGAATACTTGACCGAAACGAAGACGGTCGACACCCACATCAAGCGCCTTCGCGACAAGATCGGTGCAGCTGGATACGACCCGGGCCTCGTTGAGACGGTGCGTGGCTACGGGTACCGCTTCAAGCAGTAA
- a CDS encoding type III pantothenate kinase has translation MLLAIDVGNTQTVLGLYEGDKLLHMWRVATNKHHTSDELRIKVTPLFESEGIDAASVDGAVLASVVPALTEAWHAAMCAMLKQPPLVVDARKAGDLFRSKYAQPGEVGADRVADAVAARALFGSPCIVVDFGTATNIEVIDRDGYFIGGVIAPGIETSANALFSRATKLAAIDLVDPGTAIGGSTEEAIQAGIVYGEADRVDGLMRRIFKQLGYEGQVIATGGLARSVARLSETITEVVPELTLEGLRLIYDAQR, from the coding sequence ATGTTACTTGCTATCGACGTCGGCAACACGCAAACCGTATTGGGCCTGTACGAAGGCGATAAGCTGCTGCACATGTGGCGTGTGGCCACCAACAAGCACCATACTTCAGACGAACTTCGCATCAAGGTTACACCCCTGTTCGAATCGGAAGGCATCGATGCGGCGAGCGTCGACGGGGCGGTGCTCGCCTCGGTGGTTCCCGCGCTCACCGAGGCGTGGCATGCCGCAATGTGCGCGATGCTCAAGCAGCCGCCGCTCGTGGTCGATGCGCGCAAGGCGGGCGATCTGTTCCGATCGAAGTACGCCCAACCGGGCGAAGTGGGTGCCGATCGCGTAGCCGATGCCGTTGCCGCCCGTGCGCTGTTCGGCTCTCCGTGTATCGTCGTCGATTTCGGAACAGCTACGAACATCGAGGTTATCGATCGTGACGGGTACTTCATCGGAGGCGTTATCGCACCGGGCATAGAAACGTCGGCCAATGCGCTGTTCTCCCGCGCAACTAAGCTTGCGGCCATCGACCTGGTCGATCCGGGTACCGCTATCGGCGGTTCTACCGAAGAGGCCATCCAGGCGGGCATCGTGTACGGCGAGGCGGATCGCGTCGATGGGCTCATGCGCCGCATATTCAAGCAGCTCGGCTACGAGGGGCAGGTCATCGCTACGGGCGGCCTGGCCCGGTCGGTGGCACGGCTTTCCGAAACCATCACCGAGGTGGTTCCCGAGCTCACGCTTGAAGGCCTGCGCCTCATATACGACGCGCAGCGCTAG
- a CDS encoding formate--tetrahydrofolate ligase → MLSDIEIAQATTPKHISEVAKAAGVPERYLELYGSYKAKVDYNLLSDVEHTPGKLVLVTAINPTPAGEGKTTTTVGLSDALARIGKNVVVALREPSLGPVFGIKGGAAGGGYAQVVPMEDINLHFTGDFHAIGAANNLLAAMIDNHIQQGNELGFDVRKIAWKRCVDMNDRQLRNVIDGLGGKPNGMPREDGFDITVASEIMAIFCLATSITDLKERLARIVVGYTAADEPICAGDLHAQGAMAALLKDALKPNLVQTLEGTPAFVHGGPFANIAHGCNSIMATRMAMALGDYCVTEAGFGADLGAEKFLDIKCRLAGLEPDAVVVVATVRALKNHGGVTKAELNDENLEALEAGLPNLLQHVGNIREVYKLPCVVAINRFPTDTEAELALVEEKCKELGVNVALSEVWAKGGEGGVALAEEVVRLCEEPNDFSFSYESDLSLTEKIEAIATRIYHADGVDFTPAAKKELEQLEALGFGGMPVCMAKTQYSFSDDPSLLGAPRGFRITVKKVKVSAGAGFVVALTGDIMTMPGLPKEPAACRIDVDETGTISGLF, encoded by the coding sequence GTGTTGAGCGACATTGAAATTGCCCAAGCAACCACCCCGAAGCACATCTCGGAGGTTGCAAAGGCGGCAGGCGTGCCAGAACGATACCTTGAGTTGTACGGCAGCTACAAGGCGAAAGTCGACTACAACCTGCTATCCGATGTCGAGCATACGCCCGGAAAGCTCGTCTTGGTCACGGCCATCAACCCCACACCCGCCGGGGAGGGAAAAACCACCACGACGGTCGGACTCTCCGATGCCCTTGCACGTATCGGCAAGAACGTGGTCGTCGCGTTGCGCGAGCCGAGCCTCGGGCCGGTGTTTGGCATCAAGGGCGGCGCGGCCGGCGGCGGTTATGCCCAGGTTGTTCCCATGGAGGATATCAATCTCCACTTCACGGGCGATTTTCACGCGATCGGGGCTGCCAACAACCTGCTCGCTGCCATGATCGACAACCATATCCAACAGGGAAACGAGCTCGGCTTCGACGTGCGCAAGATCGCGTGGAAGCGCTGCGTCGACATGAACGACCGTCAACTGCGCAACGTCATCGACGGTCTCGGCGGCAAGCCCAACGGCATGCCGCGCGAAGACGGCTTCGATATCACGGTGGCAAGCGAGATCATGGCGATCTTCTGCCTGGCTACCTCCATTACCGATCTCAAAGAGCGCCTTGCGCGCATCGTGGTCGGATACACGGCAGCCGACGAGCCTATCTGCGCGGGCGACTTGCACGCTCAGGGTGCGATGGCCGCGCTCTTGAAAGACGCGCTCAAGCCGAATCTCGTGCAAACGCTCGAAGGTACGCCCGCGTTCGTGCACGGCGGCCCGTTCGCGAACATCGCGCACGGTTGCAACTCCATCATGGCCACGCGCATGGCGATGGCGCTCGGCGATTACTGCGTTACGGAGGCAGGGTTCGGCGCCGATCTCGGGGCCGAGAAATTCCTCGACATAAAATGTCGTCTCGCGGGGCTTGAGCCCGATGCGGTCGTGGTCGTTGCTACGGTGCGCGCGCTCAAAAACCACGGTGGCGTTACCAAGGCCGAACTGAACGATGAGAATCTCGAAGCGCTCGAAGCCGGCCTTCCGAACCTGCTCCAGCATGTGGGCAACATCCGCGAGGTGTACAAGCTTCCCTGCGTGGTTGCCATCAACCGGTTCCCCACCGATACGGAAGCCGAGCTTGCACTTGTGGAGGAGAAGTGCAAAGAGCTCGGCGTGAACGTGGCGCTTTCCGAGGTATGGGCGAAGGGCGGCGAAGGCGGCGTCGCGCTTGCCGAAGAGGTCGTGCGCCTGTGCGAGGAGCCCAACGATTTCTCGTTCAGCTACGAAAGCGACCTATCGCTTACCGAGAAGATCGAGGCAATCGCGACGCGCATCTACCATGCCGACGGCGTCGATTTCACGCCTGCGGCGAAAAAGGAGCTCGAGCAGCTCGAAGCGCTCGGGTTCGGCGGCATGCCCGTCTGCATGGCAAAGACGCAGTACAGCTTTTCCGACGATCCGTCCCTGCTCGGTGCTCCGCGCGGGTTCCGCATAACGGTGAAGAAAGTCAAGGTTTCCGCCGGTGCCGGGTTCGTCGTGGCGCTTACAGGCGATATCATGACGATGCCGGGGTTGCCGAAGGAGCCTGCGGCATGCCGCATCGACGTGGACGAAACGGGAACCATCTCGGGGTTGTTCTAG
- a CDS encoding cyclodeaminase/cyclohydrolase family protein encodes MLDTTFIFDLASKAPTPGGGGASAYAGALSSALGSMVGNLTVGKKRYEAVEADTYIVLEKLAALRTRLIELVDEDARAFAPLAAAYGMPKATPEEQDAKDEAMQSALIGACDVPLEIMRSCAQVIGLCEFLAYNGSRMALSDVGVAVAFGKAALLGASLNIYINAKDICDRERAEAYTAEAERLIEDASALADTLYAYVLDEIR; translated from the coding sequence ATGCTCGATACGACGTTTATATTTGATTTGGCAAGCAAGGCCCCTACGCCGGGCGGGGGAGGGGCGTCTGCGTACGCGGGGGCGCTTTCCTCGGCACTCGGTTCGATGGTAGGTAACCTCACCGTGGGGAAGAAGCGCTACGAAGCGGTGGAGGCCGATACCTACATCGTGCTCGAGAAGCTTGCTGCCTTGCGCACGCGGCTCATCGAACTCGTGGACGAAGATGCTCGCGCGTTCGCTCCGCTTGCGGCTGCCTACGGCATGCCGAAGGCGACGCCCGAAGAACAGGATGCGAAAGACGAGGCCATGCAAAGCGCGCTTATCGGCGCATGCGACGTGCCGCTTGAGATCATGCGATCGTGCGCCCAGGTGATCGGGCTTTGCGAATTCCTCGCATACAACGGAAGCCGCATGGCGCTTTCCGATGTAGGCGTTGCGGTAGCGTTCGGGAAAGCGGCGCTGCTCGGTGCGAGCCTCAACATCTACATCAACGCGAAAGATATCTGCGATCGCGAGCGGGCCGAGGCGTACACCGCCGAAGCGGAAAGGCTCATCGAGGATGCAAGCGCGCTTGCGGATACACTGTATGCATATGTGTTAGACGAGATTAGATAG
- a CDS encoding bifunctional 5,10-methylenetetrahydrofolate dehydrogenase/5,10-methenyltetrahydrofolate cyclohydrolase produces the protein MAKRLMGKPVVEALAREIGAHGQVLAERGIAPGLALVRVGERPDDLSYERTAEKRACALGVQVKKTVLPEDAAQDAIEAAIRSVNEDAAVHGCLMFRPLPSGIDEQAVCDALATEKDIDGVSSAALASVFMDRDLGFAPCTAAACMKLLDFYDVALEGAHVVVVGRSLVIGKPIAMMLLRRNATVTLCHSRTADLPAVMRGADIVVCATGRPRMFKAECFSAGQTVLDVGINFDDEGNLCGDVDFDEVEPIVAAITPVPGGIGSVTTSVLMAHTVEAAVRKLDA, from the coding sequence ATGGCGAAGCGTTTGATGGGAAAACCGGTTGTCGAAGCGTTGGCGAGAGAGATCGGGGCGCACGGTCAGGTGCTTGCCGAACGCGGCATCGCGCCTGGGCTTGCCCTCGTGCGTGTGGGCGAGCGGCCCGACGATCTTTCGTACGAGCGCACGGCCGAGAAGCGTGCCTGCGCCCTCGGCGTTCAGGTGAAGAAAACCGTGCTTCCCGAAGATGCGGCGCAGGACGCCATCGAAGCGGCGATTCGCTCGGTCAACGAAGACGCAGCGGTGCACGGGTGCCTCATGTTTCGCCCGCTTCCGTCAGGCATCGACGAGCAGGCGGTATGCGATGCGCTCGCAACCGAAAAGGATATCGACGGCGTTTCGTCGGCCGCGCTCGCTTCCGTGTTCATGGACCGCGATCTTGGATTCGCGCCGTGCACGGCGGCGGCTTGCATGAAGCTACTCGATTTCTACGACGTTGCTCTCGAGGGTGCTCACGTCGTCGTCGTGGGCCGCAGCCTCGTGATCGGCAAGCCGATCGCTATGATGCTTTTGCGCCGCAACGCCACGGTGACGCTCTGTCATTCGCGTACCGCCGATCTGCCCGCCGTCATGCGCGGCGCCGACATCGTCGTATGCGCAACGGGCAGGCCGCGCATGTTCAAAGCGGAGTGCTTCTCGGCCGGTCAGACGGTGCTCGATGTGGGCATCAACTTCGATGACGAGGGGAATCTCTGCGGCGATGTGGACTTCGACGAGGTCGAGCCTATCGTAGCGGCCATAACCCCCGTGCCCGGCGGCATCGGCTCGGTGACGACCTCGGTGCTCATGGCCCATACGGTGGAAGCTGCCGTGCGTAAGCTCGACGCGTAG
- a CDS encoding 4Fe-4S dicluster domain-containing protein gives MISRKFVIADPGTCIGCKTCMAACLHRHDVEGDVAVPRLQLVCTRTVSAPVGCHHCAEAPCVEACPTGCLYSDDERVGVHKEKCIGCRNCVLACPYGAVDIVTERLRAPEPSEEAEGKKPKRARNRRKSTVIKCDLCEGHASGSACVSACPTHALRLIDQRFLERAAQNKRKEAAKATAAYSSLQLNQDLGER, from the coding sequence ATGATCAGCAGGAAGTTCGTCATCGCCGATCCCGGCACGTGCATCGGCTGCAAAACGTGCATGGCGGCATGCCTGCACCGCCACGACGTCGAAGGAGACGTTGCCGTGCCGCGCCTGCAGCTCGTGTGCACGCGTACCGTATCGGCTCCGGTCGGGTGCCACCATTGTGCAGAAGCGCCGTGCGTGGAAGCGTGCCCGACAGGTTGCCTCTATTCCGACGACGAACGCGTCGGCGTGCATAAGGAAAAGTGCATCGGGTGCCGCAACTGCGTCCTCGCATGCCCGTACGGCGCGGTCGATATCGTGACCGAGCGTCTGCGCGCGCCCGAGCCTTCTGAGGAGGCCGAGGGGAAGAAGCCGAAGCGTGCGCGCAACCGCCGAAAATCGACGGTGATCAAATGCGATCTGTGCGAGGGCCATGCGAGCGGGTCGGCGTGCGTGAGCGCGTGTCCGACTCATGCGCTCCGTCTCATCGACCAGCGGTTTTTGGAACGGGCTGCGCAGAACAAGCGCAAGGAGGCGGCGAAGGCCACTGCCGCGTACTCGAGCTTGCAGCTGAACCAGGACCTGGGCGAAAGGTAG
- the fdhF gene encoding formate dehydrogenase subunit alpha: MEKHMSVCPYCGAGCKLNLVVENGYVVEAEPADGVTNRGELCLKGRYGYDFVNDTKILTPRLTHPMIRREKGAELERVSWDEALDFTARRLQAIIDEHGAEAIMLTGSSRGPGNEANYVMQKFVRACLGTNNIDNCARTCHAASVIGLMEAVGSGAMSVSIPVLEETDCIFLIGYNPAASHPIVASRIVKAKERGATLIVADPRVIETARIADMYLPQKNGTNIALLNALAYVIIAEDLADWDFIEAHTEGFDAWWEVVQHYVPETVADAIGVPAEQIRQAARLYASADSAVIGWGMGITQQRQGVASVHAIAALALICGHIGTPASGLAPVRGQNNVQGSCDMGMWPSLYPGYQRVDDEAVRAKFAHAWNVPIEKLSPKEGRKLTDLPHGVADGSIRAFYNFGEDPLQTEPDTAQMRRTLEGLDLLISQDIFMTQTTALADVVLPATSWGEHEGVYTASDRTFQRFEAALEPKGECRHDWEIFQDLSTRMGYPMAYASTKEIWDEVRELCPLFFGATYEKMEGLGHAQWPIPELDHPGTPELYEGGVFTTPDGKAHFFAAEYAEPTELPDRAYPLVLCTVREVGHYSCRSMTGNCKALAALADEPGYVHLSPADAEARGIDEEQLVWVYSRRGKIMARAAVDERINEGAVYMTYQWWVGKCNELTLHATDAQSGTPEDKYSACQVEPIADQLWAERRLKELYTDLKDRLFEEASHQDAGADDSAARGAGGGGLHADTLDASAAAERADAVGGESGAVAESAGAPAASITEARERAVAEADAAARKAFGTQNARLALERAWGSEETAV, translated from the coding sequence ATGGAAAAGCACATGAGCGTTTGCCCGTACTGCGGAGCCGGTTGCAAGCTGAACCTCGTAGTCGAGAACGGCTATGTGGTGGAAGCCGAGCCCGCCGACGGTGTAACGAATCGAGGCGAGCTCTGCCTCAAGGGCCGCTATGGCTACGATTTCGTCAACGATACGAAAATCCTCACCCCCCGCCTTACCCATCCGATGATCCGTCGTGAAAAAGGGGCCGAGCTTGAACGCGTGAGCTGGGATGAGGCGCTCGATTTTACGGCTCGGCGCTTGCAGGCCATCATCGACGAGCACGGGGCGGAGGCCATCATGCTCACCGGGTCGTCGCGCGGGCCGGGCAACGAGGCAAACTACGTTATGCAAAAGTTCGTGCGCGCGTGCTTGGGCACGAACAACATCGATAACTGCGCGCGCACCTGCCATGCCGCCTCGGTCATCGGGCTCATGGAGGCGGTCGGCTCGGGTGCCATGAGCGTAAGCATTCCCGTGCTCGAGGAAACCGACTGCATCTTCCTCATCGGATACAACCCCGCAGCAAGCCACCCCATCGTGGCAAGCCGCATCGTCAAGGCCAAGGAGCGGGGCGCAACGCTTATCGTGGCTGATCCGCGCGTGATCGAGACGGCACGCATTGCCGATATGTACCTGCCGCAGAAAAACGGGACGAACATCGCCCTTCTCAATGCGCTTGCGTACGTGATCATTGCCGAGGATTTAGCCGACTGGGATTTCATCGAAGCGCACACAGAAGGGTTCGACGCGTGGTGGGAGGTTGTGCAGCACTACGTTCCCGAAACCGTGGCCGATGCGATCGGCGTTCCCGCCGAGCAGATACGCCAGGCAGCACGCCTGTACGCCTCGGCTGATTCGGCGGTGATCGGGTGGGGCATGGGCATCACCCAGCAGCGCCAAGGGGTCGCAAGCGTGCATGCGATCGCGGCGCTCGCCCTCATCTGCGGGCACATCGGCACGCCTGCGAGCGGTCTTGCCCCCGTGCGCGGCCAGAACAACGTGCAGGGCTCCTGCGACATGGGCATGTGGCCGAGTTTGTATCCCGGCTATCAGCGCGTTGACGATGAGGCGGTTCGCGCGAAGTTCGCGCATGCATGGAACGTACCGATCGAGAAGCTTTCGCCGAAGGAAGGGCGCAAGCTCACCGATCTGCCGCACGGTGTTGCCGACGGTTCGATCCGCGCGTTCTACAACTTCGGCGAAGACCCGCTGCAAACCGAGCCTGACACGGCTCAAATGCGGCGCACGCTCGAAGGTCTCGATTTGCTCATCAGCCAAGACATTTTCATGACGCAAACCACAGCACTTGCCGACGTGGTGTTGCCTGCGACTTCGTGGGGCGAGCACGAAGGCGTGTACACCGCCTCCGACCGTACGTTCCAGCGATTCGAGGCGGCTCTCGAGCCCAAGGGCGAATGCCGCCACGACTGGGAGATATTCCAGGATCTTTCCACCCGCATGGGCTATCCCATGGCATACGCCTCGACCAAGGAGATATGGGACGAGGTGCGCGAGCTCTGCCCGCTGTTCTTCGGAGCCACCTACGAGAAGATGGAAGGCCTCGGGCATGCCCAATGGCCCATTCCCGAACTCGATCATCCGGGAACACCCGAGTTGTACGAAGGCGGCGTGTTTACCACACCCGACGGCAAGGCGCATTTCTTTGCCGCCGAATACGCCGAGCCGACCGAGCTTCCCGATCGCGCGTACCCGCTGGTGCTCTGCACGGTGCGCGAGGTGGGGCATTACTCGTGCCGTTCGATGACGGGCAACTGTAAGGCGCTTGCCGCACTCGCCGACGAACCGGGATACGTGCACCTGAGCCCGGCGGACGCCGAGGCGCGCGGCATCGACGAAGAGCAGCTCGTGTGGGTGTATTCGCGCCGCGGCAAGATCATGGCGCGCGCGGCGGTGGACGAGCGCATCAACGAGGGTGCCGTGTACATGACCTATCAGTGGTGGGTCGGCAAGTGCAACGAGCTCACGCTGCATGCGACTGATGCGCAGTCGGGCACCCCGGAAGACAAGTACAGCGCATGCCAGGTCGAACCCATCGCCGACCAGCTGTGGGCCGAGCGACGCTTGAAGGAGCTCTACACCGATCTCAAGGACCGTTTGTTCGAAGAGGCTTCGCATCAGGATGCAGGTGCAGACGACAGCGCGGCGCGCGGGGCGGGTGGCGGCGGCCTGCATGCGGATACCCTCGACGCCAGCGCGGCGGCCGAACGCGCGGACGCGGTAGGCGGCGAATCGGGGGCGGTAGCGGAAAGCGCGGGCGCACCTGCTGCGAGCATCACCGAGGCTCGGGAGCGCGCGGTTGCCGAAGCGGACGCTGCTGCGCGGAAGGCTTTCGGGACGCAGAACGCACGGCTTGCCCTTGAGCGTGCGTGGGGATCGGAAGAAACCGCCGTGTAG
- a CDS encoding 4Fe-4S binding protein, giving the protein MNKFVVVNPNRCIGCDACVVACSESHRRLALRPAARISLVQTRDISAAVTCHQCEGAPCMAVCPAGAIMSEGDRMQVVEDLCTGCLLCAIVCPFGAVYPSMPASSRSRGIPFGPTATARSSGLLRQKAAGEYSCVAVCDLCAKGKAGPQCIAACPTNALCVVDEEALEAAGREKRLGAIEKMLVAVRGAEQGGAQ; this is encoded by the coding sequence ATGAACAAGTTCGTCGTCGTCAACCCGAATCGATGCATCGGCTGCGATGCATGCGTTGTCGCCTGCAGCGAGAGCCATCGCAGGCTTGCATTGCGTCCTGCCGCGCGCATCTCGCTTGTGCAGACCCGCGATATATCCGCTGCTGTGACCTGCCACCAATGCGAGGGCGCTCCGTGCATGGCCGTGTGCCCGGCTGGTGCGATCATGAGCGAAGGCGATCGTATGCAGGTAGTCGAGGATCTGTGCACGGGTTGTTTGCTCTGCGCCATCGTGTGCCCGTTCGGGGCGGTGTACCCCTCGATGCCCGCAAGTTCCCGTTCGCGCGGCATCCCGTTCGGGCCAACGGCGACGGCACGCTCGTCGGGGCTGCTTCGCCAGAAGGCAGCCGGCGAGTATTCCTGCGTTGCGGTATGCGATCTCTGCGCGAAGGGGAAGGCCGGCCCGCAGTGCATCGCTGCTTGCCCGACGAACGCTCTTTGCGTGGTCGATGAGGAAGCTCTTGAGGCGGCAGGGCGCGAGAAGCGCCTCGGCGCTATCGAGAAAATGCTGGTGGCGGTTCGAGGAGCCGAGCAGGGAGGTGCACAATGA
- a CDS encoding 4Fe-4S dicluster domain-containing protein: MTAHGGSVRCFGTVRRGKPYHDFSACIACAACAVACEPRAIGIVIDEGEGTLIWTLDFELCTSCGACHPVCPTKAMGLLPDVNPADEAEPPKRCVFALAECEECGAYYASRKEVAYANALLSELDHADAALARAMTKLCPECKRIRDAQAAQRRAGMRR; the protein is encoded by the coding sequence ATGACGGCGCACGGCGGTTCGGTTCGCTGTTTCGGTACGGTTCGACGCGGCAAGCCGTACCATGATTTTTCCGCGTGCATCGCGTGCGCGGCATGCGCCGTCGCCTGCGAGCCGCGCGCTATCGGCATCGTTATCGACGAGGGCGAGGGTACGCTTATCTGGACGCTCGACTTCGAGCTGTGCACGTCATGCGGTGCCTGCCATCCGGTATGCCCGACGAAAGCCATGGGCCTTCTTCCCGACGTGAATCCCGCCGATGAGGCCGAGCCGCCGAAACGCTGCGTGTTCGCCCTCGCCGAGTGCGAGGAGTGCGGTGCCTACTACGCTTCGCGCAAGGAGGTCGCCTATGCGAACGCGCTGCTCTCGGAGCTCGACCATGCCGATGCCGCGCTGGCCCGTGCGATGACGAAGCTCTGCCCTGAATGCAAGCGCATTCGCGATGCGCAGGCCGCCCAGCGGCGTGCGGGCATGCGAAGGTAG